One genomic window of Euleptes europaea isolate rEulEur1 chromosome 8, rEulEur1.hap1, whole genome shotgun sequence includes the following:
- the NPBWR1 gene encoding neuropeptides B/W receptor type 1 has translation MVNVSSQSEPNVSCPEVDFGCYSIGHQWQNISAPQLIPKFYIAVPIIYSVICAVGLTGNSAVIYVILKAPKMKTVTNIFILNLAIADELFTLVLPINIADYLLLQWPFGEFMCKLIISIDQYNTFSSIYFLTVMSIDRYLVVVATIKSKKMSYRTYRAAKLVSVCVWFFVTIIILPFSIFAKIHTEEGRSQCVFVFPSPEGFWWKVSRLYTLIVGFAIPVSTICILYSTMLYKLRHMRLHSNAKALDKAKKKVTVMVLIILAVCLFCWTPYHLSTVVALTTDIPQTPLIIGISYFITTLSYANSCLNPFLYAFLDDTFRKSFRKLIECGTSS, from the coding sequence ATGGTTAATGTTTCCTCCCAGTCTGAACCCAATGTTTCCTGCCCTGAGGTGGATTTTGGTTGCTACAGCATAGGACATCAGTGGCAGAACATATCAGCTCCACAACTGATTCCTAAGTTCTACATCGCTGTGCCCATCATTTACTCTGTGATCTGCGCTGTAGGACTCACAGGCAACTCTGCTGTCATTTATGTGATCCTAAAAGCTCCCAAAATGAAGACAGTGACCAACATCTTCATCCTAAATCTGGCCATTGCTGATGAGCTCTTTACTTTGGTTCTTCCCATCAACATAGCAGACTACCTGCTGCTTCAGTGGCCTTTTGGCGAGTTCATGTGCAAATTGATCATCTCCATAGACCAATACAACACCTTTTCAAGCATTTATTTTCTTACTGTCATGAGCATTGATCGATATCTGGTGGTGGTGGCCACTATCAAATCGAAGAAAATGTCCTATCGCACCTACAGGGCTGCCAAGCTGGTGAGTGTCTGTGTGTGGTTTTTTGTCACAATAATAATCTTGCCCTTCAGTATCTTTGCCAAGATACATACTGAAGAAGGGAGATCCCAGTGCGTATTTGTCTTTCCCAGTCCAGAGGGCTTCTGGTGGAAAGTGAGCCGGCTCTACACCCTGATTGTGGGTTTTGCAATCCCCGTGTCCACGATTTGCATCCTGTACAGCACCATGCTTTACAAACTGAGGCACATGCGTCTCCACAGCAATGCTAAAGCCTTggacaaagcaaaaaagaaagtgaCTGTCATGGTGCTGATTATCTTGGCGGTGTGCCTGTTTTGTTGGACCCCCTATCACCTCAGCACAGTTGTAGCCCTCACCACAGACATCCCGCAAACCCCTCTGATCATTGGGATCTCCTATTTCATCACCACACTGAGTTACGCTAACAGTTGCCTCAACCCATTCCTTTATGCTTTTTTAGATGATACTTTCCGAAAGAGTTTCCGCAAGTTGATTGAATGCGGGACTTCCTCATGA